A genomic segment from Bacteroidales bacterium encodes:
- a CDS encoding tetratricopeptide repeat protein yields MKKKLLIILCFLLPSFNPLLSQDIEKGKWYIVQKQYESAGKIFRSILKNDPSDSKTLYYLGKVYDFKGKSDSAEIFYQQGIMADEKYPFNFLGLGKMQLNKSNRTEWFKFYDKGRKLSNNLFEYNLEAGEVCLLTTTQNFDLSGKYLEAAKEENAKDCRLLVSLGDLYLTSKSPGDAVNEYERAIYHNDLCVQAFVKMGEIYAKANNYRDGINAFNQAVAIDSTQILAYKERGDLYYSFGKYDEAKADYEIYIRRSDNTIDDKERFAFILFFTKNYDQSRGLIDQVIQNDTNNTVMYRIAAYIDFEKGDFPNSLKNLEYFFTHHDTTKFIAIDYIYYGHLLMKNGQDSLGTLQLETALQMDTTKTELYDEIGKSYSKQKEYQKAIDAYVKLLSLNANNKSNSYYQIGRNFYFMAEDSLLAYDSLFKAELYQEADCCFENMTLISPDSYIGYIWSGRALSRLDPETTSGLAKPAYEKSMMLLEAGDITKTPKLLIECYRYLGFYHYMLGEKLLSSKPAESEAEMTNSLNYWTKILNLDPSDQQAQTALQNLLKK; encoded by the coding sequence ATGAAAAAGAAGTTATTGATAATACTTTGCTTTCTGTTGCCGTCATTCAATCCTTTACTGTCTCAGGATATTGAAAAAGGTAAATGGTATATCGTGCAGAAACAATACGAATCGGCCGGGAAGATCTTCCGGTCAATTCTGAAAAATGATCCATCAGATTCAAAAACACTCTATTATTTGGGTAAGGTTTATGATTTTAAAGGCAAATCCGATTCGGCAGAAATTTTTTACCAGCAAGGCATAATGGCTGATGAGAAGTACCCATTCAATTTTCTGGGTTTAGGGAAAATGCAGCTCAATAAATCGAACAGAACGGAATGGTTCAAATTTTATGACAAAGGCCGGAAACTTAGCAATAATTTATTCGAATATAACCTGGAAGCTGGAGAAGTCTGCCTTTTAACGACAACACAAAACTTCGATTTAAGCGGAAAATATCTTGAAGCAGCAAAAGAAGAAAATGCAAAGGATTGCCGGCTCCTGGTCAGTTTGGGAGACCTTTACCTCACTTCAAAATCACCGGGAGATGCAGTCAATGAATATGAAAGAGCCATTTATCATAATGATTTATGTGTGCAGGCTTTTGTTAAAATGGGAGAGATATACGCAAAAGCCAATAATTACCGTGATGGCATAAATGCCTTCAATCAGGCTGTTGCAATCGATTCCACGCAAATCCTTGCTTATAAAGAACGCGGAGATCTTTACTATTCCTTTGGCAAATATGATGAAGCTAAAGCTGATTATGAAATCTATATTAGAAGATCGGATAATACAATAGATGACAAGGAAAGGTTTGCATTCATCCTCTTCTTTACTAAAAACTACGATCAGTCAAGAGGATTGATTGATCAGGTTATTCAAAATGACACGAATAATACGGTGATGTACAGGATTGCGGCTTACATTGATTTCGAAAAAGGTGACTTCCCAAATTCACTGAAGAATCTTGAATATTTTTTCACTCATCACGATACGACAAAGTTTATAGCGATTGATTATATCTATTATGGACACCTCCTTATGAAAAACGGACAGGATTCCCTTGGAACGCTCCAATTGGAAACAGCATTGCAAATGGACACCACCAAGACGGAACTTTATGATGAAATAGGGAAAAGCTATTCTAAACAAAAAGAATACCAGAAAGCTATAGATGCATATGTGAAATTACTTTCATTGAATGCGAATAATAAAAGTAATTCATATTACCAGATCGGCAGGAATTTTTATTTTATGGCTGAAGATAGTTTATTAGCATACGATTCACTTTTTAAAGCAGAACTTTACCAGGAAGCTGATTGTTGCTTTGAAAACATGACCCTTATCAGCCCGGATTCATACATAGGCTACATTTGGAGCGGAAGAGCTTTATCAAGGCTGGATCCGGAAACTACTTCAGGACTGGCAAAGCCGGCTTATGAAAAATCTATGATGTTACTGGAAGCCGGTGACATCACCAAAACCCCGAAATTGTTGATTGAATGCTATCGCTATCTTGGATTTTATCATTACATGCTTGGAGAAAAATTACTTTCATCAAAGCCCGCCGAATCCGAAGCAGAAATGACCAACTCACTTAATTACTGGACAAAAATACTGAATTTGGACCCTTCAGATCAACAGGCCCAAACAGCTCTCCAAAATCTGCTGAAAAAGTGA
- a CDS encoding 2-oxoacid:ferredoxin oxidoreductase subunit beta has translation MTPEESKQAVYTLTRDDFKPEGTVKWCAGCGDYAILAAIQTVLVELGGRKEDIVFVSGIGCSSRFPYYMNTYGFHGLHGRGAAIASGIKIANPKLQVWHITGDGDSMAIGGNHFIHTIRRNIDMNIVIFNNKIYGLTKGQYSPTSPRGLVTKSSPEGVIENPFTPGELVMGSQGTFFARAVDTEPKMMREVLKAAALHKGTSVVEILQNCVIFNNQIHAAITNKETKDDHQIYLEAGKPMIFGKNQDKGLIFKNNQLRVATIGEKGVRREDILVHDPTNPEDMTHYTLVRMGLPDFPVAMGVIRSCDCNEAYDQLLEKQMEEAKRKSKIKNMDDLINSGNVLDL, from the coding sequence ATGACACCAGAAGAATCAAAGCAGGCTGTATATACCCTCACAAGGGATGACTTTAAACCGGAAGGTACGGTTAAATGGTGTGCGGGATGCGGTGATTACGCTATTCTTGCTGCCATCCAGACAGTGCTCGTCGAACTGGGCGGCAGAAAAGAAGACATAGTCTTCGTTTCAGGGATAGGATGTTCTTCCCGTTTTCCATACTATATGAATACCTATGGCTTCCATGGCTTGCATGGAAGAGGAGCGGCAATCGCCTCCGGAATCAAAATTGCCAATCCGAAATTACAGGTCTGGCATATAACCGGCGACGGCGATAGCATGGCTATTGGCGGTAATCACTTTATTCATACGATCAGGCGCAATATAGACATGAATATTGTGATCTTCAACAATAAGATTTATGGTCTCACTAAAGGCCAGTATTCACCTACTTCTCCCAGAGGCCTGGTGACGAAAAGCTCGCCCGAAGGCGTGATCGAGAATCCGTTTACCCCGGGAGAACTCGTGATGGGTTCACAGGGCACTTTCTTCGCCCGTGCTGTCGATACAGAGCCGAAGATGATGCGCGAGGTCCTGAAAGCAGCCGCATTGCATAAAGGAACATCAGTGGTGGAAATCCTTCAGAACTGCGTGATTTTCAATAATCAGATCCATGCCGCCATTACAAATAAAGAGACCAAAGATGATCACCAGATTTATCTTGAAGCAGGAAAGCCCATGATCTTTGGGAAAAACCAGGATAAAGGCCTGATCTTTAAGAATAATCAACTCCGGGTAGCCACCATTGGTGAAAAGGGAGTGAGAAGGGAGGATATTCTGGTCCATGACCCGACTAACCCGGAAGATATGACCCATTATACCCTTGTCAGGATGGGATTGCCTGATTTCCCCGTTGCAATGGGCGTAATCCGGTCATGTGACTGCAACGAAGCTTATGACCAGTTGCTCGAGAAGCAAATGGAAGAAGCCAAAAGAAAAAGCAAAATCAAAAATATGGATGATTTGATTAATTCAGGTAATGTGCTGGACCTTTGA
- a CDS encoding thioredoxin family protein, which produces MKKVLFSTLFLLLAFLFTTNSQILQPVKWSFDTKKINNEEFELILKSEMDKGWHIYGTDIPKGGPIPTSFKFNPSEDYELAGKLEMPKAIEKYDNAFEMDLRYFNDNAKFKQRVKMKSDKPFQVTGELEYMSCDDRRCLPPEIVEFSFNLPGIEKTRKEKNKEVRLAEESSSLLKTKEENTPSDPGKSRTESSPTITPIDSKPLVSSSFQETQTLKVRGKEDSISLWTFFFIALGIGFISLLTPCVYPMIPMTVTFFMNASQNKLKARLQALVFGLSIIFIYTVIGVLVSALFGADMIKQVSEHWITNLIFFLLFAFFAISFFGMFELVLPASVTNKSDRHADRGGYVGAFFMALTLVLVSFSCTAPFVGGILVEAATGQVIKPIVGMFGFSLAFGIVFTILAFFPSWLNKMPRSGGWLNSVKVVLAFLILAIGMKYLLVPNQALGWGISREVYIAVWMVLFTLLGFYLLGKIKFTHDSPLEHIAVPRLLLIIASFTFVLYLFPGLFGAPLKAVSGYLPSESSWDLDEIIRESTQNISVVSPGNSNYSGLCDEPKYSDRYDLPYGLKGYFDYEQGLACAKKLNKPVFLDVKGYACTNCKVIEKNVWSDPEVLKRLQNDYVIIALYVDDNHELPENEWVTSTFDGKVKKTIGRKNTDLQITHFGVNAQPYYVLMDNNGNTLTPAIGFEPDINDYISFLDKGIEEFRKLHP; this is translated from the coding sequence ATGAAAAAAGTCCTCTTTTCAACGCTATTCCTGCTCCTGGCATTTTTATTTACCACGAATTCCCAAATCCTGCAGCCGGTAAAATGGTCTTTTGACACGAAGAAGATCAATAATGAAGAATTTGAACTGATCCTGAAATCCGAAATGGACAAAGGATGGCATATTTATGGAACCGATATCCCTAAGGGGGGGCCGATTCCAACATCCTTCAAATTCAACCCGTCTGAAGATTATGAGCTGGCGGGTAAACTGGAAATGCCCAAAGCGATCGAAAAGTACGACAATGCTTTTGAGATGGATCTTCGTTACTTTAATGATAACGCTAAGTTTAAACAAAGGGTGAAGATGAAATCTGATAAGCCTTTCCAGGTTACCGGCGAGCTTGAATATATGTCTTGTGACGATAGAAGGTGTCTTCCCCCGGAAATTGTTGAATTCTCTTTTAACTTGCCCGGTATTGAAAAAACAAGGAAAGAAAAAAATAAAGAAGTGCGGTTAGCAGAGGAATCATCATCACTCCTAAAAACAAAAGAAGAAAATACCCCCAGCGATCCTGGAAAGTCCAGGACCGAATCATCCCCGACAATTACCCCGATCGATTCAAAACCTTTGGTTTCCTCTTCATTTCAGGAAACCCAAACTCTAAAAGTTCGGGGAAAAGAGGATTCCATTTCCCTCTGGACTTTCTTTTTTATCGCCCTCGGGATTGGATTTATAAGTCTGCTTACCCCTTGCGTTTACCCGATGATCCCCATGACCGTAACTTTCTTTATGAATGCCAGCCAGAATAAACTGAAAGCCAGATTACAGGCTCTGGTATTCGGCCTCTCTATCATATTCATTTACACAGTTATCGGCGTGTTGGTATCTGCCTTATTCGGTGCCGATATGATCAAACAGGTCAGTGAACACTGGATCACCAACCTGATCTTTTTCCTATTATTTGCTTTTTTTGCCATATCCTTCTTCGGTATGTTCGAGCTTGTTCTCCCTGCCTCAGTGACTAACAAGTCAGACCGGCATGCTGACAGAGGAGGCTACGTCGGAGCTTTCTTCATGGCATTGACCCTCGTCCTGGTTTCATTTTCCTGCACGGCGCCTTTTGTGGGCGGTATCCTGGTGGAAGCGGCAACCGGACAGGTCATCAAGCCAATCGTTGGGATGTTTGGCTTTTCGCTGGCGTTCGGCATTGTTTTTACCATCCTGGCTTTCTTCCCTTCATGGTTGAATAAAATGCCGAGATCAGGCGGTTGGCTTAATTCAGTCAAAGTCGTCCTTGCCTTCCTGATCCTGGCGATTGGCATGAAATATCTCCTCGTCCCCAACCAGGCCCTCGGATGGGGGATCAGCCGTGAGGTTTATATCGCCGTGTGGATGGTGCTATTTACCTTATTAGGTTTCTATCTGCTGGGAAAGATAAAATTTACACACGACAGCCCGTTAGAGCATATCGCTGTGCCCCGGCTTTTGTTAATCATTGCTTCCTTCACTTTTGTCCTATACCTGTTCCCCGGATTGTTCGGCGCACCGCTGAAAGCTGTGTCCGGTTACCTGCCCTCGGAATCTTCCTGGGATCTCGATGAGATCATCCGGGAAAGTACACAAAATATCAGCGTTGTGTCTCCCGGCAACAGTAATTACAGCGGTTTGTGTGATGAACCTAAGTATTCGGACCGTTATGACCTGCCCTATGGATTAAAAGGGTATTTCGATTACGAACAGGGACTTGCCTGCGCTAAAAAGCTTAATAAGCCGGTGTTCCTCGATGTCAAAGGGTATGCCTGCACTAACTGCAAGGTTATAGAAAAGAATGTCTGGTCTGACCCTGAAGTTCTTAAAAGACTTCAGAACGATTATGTAATTATCGCATTGTATGTCGATGATAATCATGAACTTCCGGAAAATGAATGGGTCACTTCAACCTTTGATGGGAAGGTGAAAAAGACAATCGGCCGGAAGAACACTGATCTCCAGATCACTCATTTTGGTGTCAATGCGCAGCCATACTATGTCCTGATGGATAATAACGGCAACACACTCACGCCGGCGATTGGGTTTGAACCTGATATCAATGATTATATCAGTTTTCTTGATAAAGGGATTGAAGAATTCAGGAAACTACATCCGTAG
- a CDS encoding TonB family protein: MASHLNIFSDEWTEMVFQDRNKGYGGYLLRKLSSRRHAISLAIGIVIFVLAVSTPSIIRVMTHEKKEKDVSVRTLTDIKLDKPKEKVDEIVKALPPPPPLKNVIKFTAPVIKADEEVADEEQPKMQDEVVESKAAIGSIDYDKGTDDPTAEMPEVMPAEDKQIVEEKMEPFLVVEQMPDFPGGESELYKFLEQNIKYPPMARESGVTGRVFIKFVVNKDGKISDIALLRGIGAGCDEEAIRVVKKMPAWKPGKQNGMPVPVWFTLPINFILK; the protein is encoded by the coding sequence ATGGCCTCACACTTAAATATATTTTCGGATGAATGGACAGAAATGGTCTTCCAGGACAGGAATAAGGGATATGGAGGATACCTGCTTCGAAAACTATCATCCAGGCGACATGCGATCTCCCTGGCCATCGGCATTGTGATATTCGTCCTTGCTGTCAGTACACCATCAATAATCAGGGTTATGACACATGAGAAAAAAGAGAAAGATGTTTCAGTCAGGACGCTGACTGATATCAAGTTAGATAAACCAAAAGAGAAGGTCGATGAAATCGTCAAAGCATTGCCACCACCGCCTCCGCTGAAGAACGTTATTAAATTTACTGCCCCTGTCATCAAAGCTGATGAGGAAGTCGCAGACGAAGAGCAGCCAAAGATGCAGGATGAAGTGGTTGAAAGTAAAGCAGCTATCGGGAGTATAGATTATGATAAGGGTACCGATGATCCAACAGCTGAAATGCCTGAAGTGATGCCTGCTGAAGACAAGCAGATCGTGGAAGAAAAGATGGAGCCTTTCCTTGTTGTTGAGCAAATGCCTGATTTTCCAGGAGGTGAATCGGAGTTGTATAAATTCCTGGAACAAAATATAAAATATCCACCAATGGCCAGAGAATCAGGTGTTACAGGTAGGGTGTTCATTAAGTTTGTAGTTAATAAAGATGGTAAAATTTCCGATATAGCTTTGCTTAGAGGAATAGGTGCCGGGTGCGATGAAGAAGCAATCCGTGTAGTAAAGAAAATGCCTGCATGGAAACCTGGAAAACAGAATGGTATGCCTGTACCAGTTTGGTTTACCCTCCCCATTAATTTTATTCTGAAATGA
- a CDS encoding MotA/TolQ/ExbB proton channel family protein, which yields MKRMNEFFRSFQGAFSASVIPIALVVAIIVYMTVMGAPSNFQGNNPENAPIPGNYLGVIYKGGFIVPILMCLLLTVITFSIERFITLKKATGKLNVLKFVKYIKNMLNRNQIDDAIAACEDQKGSVANVVRSALIKYQNVEPEAAMSKEQKLIAIQKDVEEATSLELPSLEQNLVILATISSIATLMGLLGTVLGMIRAFAALANAGAPDSVALATGISEALINTAFGIATAALAVIMYNYYTNKIDKLIYSIDEAGFTIVQTYAARH from the coding sequence ATGAAAAGAATGAATGAATTTTTTAGAAGTTTTCAGGGCGCATTTTCCGCATCAGTCATTCCAATTGCATTGGTAGTTGCGATTATTGTTTATATGACAGTGATGGGAGCACCATCTAATTTTCAGGGCAATAACCCTGAAAATGCGCCAATACCTGGAAATTATCTTGGAGTAATTTATAAGGGAGGATTTATTGTTCCAATCTTAATGTGCCTGTTACTCACCGTCATCACCTTCAGCATTGAACGATTTATAACCCTCAAAAAAGCTACCGGGAAGCTCAATGTACTGAAGTTTGTCAAGTACATCAAGAATATGCTTAACAGAAATCAGATCGATGATGCGATTGCAGCATGCGAAGATCAGAAGGGATCCGTAGCCAATGTCGTAAGATCAGCATTGATTAAATACCAGAATGTTGAACCCGAAGCAGCGATGAGCAAAGAACAAAAACTAATTGCCATACAAAAGGATGTCGAAGAGGCTACTTCTCTGGAATTGCCAAGCCTTGAGCAAAACCTTGTCATATTGGCTACGATTTCATCTATCGCAACATTGATGGGGCTGCTTGGGACAGTTCTTGGCATGATCAGAGCTTTTGCCGCTTTGGCCAATGCCGGTGCACCTGACTCGGTCGCATTGGCTACAGGTATTTCAGAAGCTTTGATTAACACGGCCTTTGGTATTGCTACAGCAGCTCTCGCTGTTATCATGTATAACTATTATACCAATAAAATCGATAAATTAATCTACAGTATTGATGAAGCTGGTTTCACGATCGTTCAGACTTACGCTGCACGCCATTGA
- a CDS encoding biopolymer transporter ExbD → MTKVKLPRKSTAIDMTAMCDVAFLLLTFFMLTSNFTQKEPVMVNTPSSISEIKIPERNIMTILIDKSGKLFFGIDGQEKRIDLLKKMGEAYSFSFTDAELKEFSLINRFGVPIQQMKAFLALKPADQDLQENALGIPYDSLDNQFKNWVRFSRIVNPQLRIAIKADQALAYPVIKNVMNTLQDLDENRYNLITSLEQTPE, encoded by the coding sequence ATGACAAAGGTTAAACTTCCCAGGAAAAGCACTGCTATCGATATGACGGCAATGTGTGACGTGGCATTCCTTCTGCTTACGTTTTTCATGCTTACTTCGAATTTCACACAAAAGGAACCCGTTATGGTTAATACGCCATCTTCGATTTCAGAAATAAAAATTCCTGAACGAAATATCATGACTATTCTTATAGATAAGTCAGGCAAGCTATTTTTCGGTATCGACGGCCAGGAAAAAAGGATTGATCTGCTCAAAAAAATGGGCGAAGCCTATTCCTTCTCATTTACCGATGCGGAATTAAAAGAATTCAGTCTGATAAACCGCTTTGGTGTGCCCATTCAACAAATGAAAGCATTCCTTGCATTAAAGCCTGCCGACCAGGATCTTCAGGAAAATGCCTTGGGCATTCCTTATGATTCGCTGGATAACCAGTTTAAGAATTGGGTAAGGTTTTCTCGTATTGTTAACCCTCAGTTAAGGATTGCAATAAAGGCGGATCAAGCCCTGGCTTATCCTGTCATCAAAAATGTTATGAATACTCTCCAGGACCTTGATGAGAATAGGTACAACCTGATCACAAGCCTGGAACAAACTCCGGAATAA
- a CDS encoding biopolymer transporter ExbD: MSEVNTESSGSKKGKKKGAKKVSTRIDFTPMVDLGFLLITFFMLTTTMIKPQTMEIAMPSKEKVPEEEQTKVKASRAITIILGKDNKVYYYEGTRENEIDPTVVLTDFSSTGIRKFLIERNYDVMLKVENLQKEELDKQIPQEEFEKKKLEIMSDKKAPIVIIKATDEATYKNLIDILDEMAICNIGRYAIVDLTEYDLELIKASNI; encoded by the coding sequence ATGTCAGAAGTAAACACCGAAAGTTCGGGATCAAAAAAAGGTAAAAAGAAAGGCGCCAAAAAGGTTTCCACGCGTATTGACTTTACGCCGATGGTTGACCTTGGGTTTCTTCTCATCACGTTCTTTATGCTGACAACAACGATGATCAAGCCTCAGACCATGGAAATAGCCATGCCTTCGAAAGAAAAGGTCCCTGAAGAGGAACAGACTAAAGTCAAGGCTTCCAGGGCAATCACCATCATCCTTGGAAAAGATAATAAGGTATATTATTATGAAGGAACACGGGAAAATGAGATTGATCCGACAGTTGTGTTAACAGATTTCTCTTCTACGGGTATTCGAAAATTCCTCATTGAGAGAAATTATGATGTCATGCTAAAAGTGGAAAATCTTCAGAAGGAAGAACTTGACAAGCAAATACCTCAGGAAGAATTCGAAAAGAAAAAGCTTGAGATCATGTCGGATAAGAAAGCTCCTATTGTGATTATTAAGGCAACCGATGAGGCAACATATAAGAACCTGATCGATATTCTCGACGAGATGGCGATATGTAATATTGGCAGATACGCCATCGTTGATTTAACAGAATATGATTTAGAATTGATCAAGGCCAGTAATATCTGA
- a CDS encoding substrate-binding domain-containing protein yields the protein MTIRHSVLMFIAVSLLFGCGGINRNPYADTPTTGIISIGVDETFKPITEAELMVFGGIYQYAKITPVYTTEENCVQMLLDDSVRLIITYRPLYENEKVSFRNRQIIPRELKIATDAIAVIIHPENADTLLSMNELKGILTGEIKQWAQINQKSSLGNIDVIFDNKKSSILQFVLDSICRTSNLSKHSYALDSTIDVVNYVADHRNAIGFIGVSLVSDSDDSTQMSFLNRIRVVALSKSDQPAVENSYKPYQAYIFQGLYPLTRDVYAINAEPRNGLATGFMSFLASDRGQRIILKSGIVPSVAPIRIVNVRENL from the coding sequence ATGACAATCCGGCATAGTGTTCTCATGTTCATTGCAGTGAGTCTTTTGTTTGGTTGCGGAGGCATCAACAGAAATCCATATGCCGACACCCCAACAACAGGAATCATCAGCATAGGGGTGGATGAAACCTTTAAACCTATAACTGAAGCTGAGTTGATGGTATTCGGCGGCATTTATCAATATGCCAAAATAACTCCGGTTTATACAACAGAAGAAAATTGTGTTCAGATGCTCCTTGATGATAGCGTCAGGTTGATCATCACTTACAGGCCCTTGTATGAAAATGAAAAAGTATCCTTCCGGAACCGGCAGATCATTCCTCGCGAATTGAAAATAGCTACAGATGCAATCGCGGTGATAATTCATCCGGAAAATGCTGATACTTTGCTGAGTATGAATGAATTAAAAGGAATTCTTACAGGTGAAATAAAACAGTGGGCTCAAATCAATCAAAAATCATCACTTGGGAATATTGATGTGATTTTTGACAATAAGAAGTCCAGCATCCTTCAGTTCGTCCTTGATTCGATCTGCCGGACTTCTAATTTATCCAAGCATTCCTATGCCCTGGATTCAACCATTGATGTTGTGAATTATGTAGCTGATCACAGGAATGCTATTGGATTTATAGGCGTTAGCTTAGTTAGCGATTCGGATGATTCTACCCAGATGTCTTTTTTAAATCGTATCCGTGTTGTTGCATTGTCGAAAAGCGATCAACCGGCTGTGGAAAACAGTTATAAGCCATACCAGGCTTATATCTTCCAGGGATTATATCCATTGACAAGAGATGTTTATGCGATAAATGCGGAGCCGCGGAATGGCCTTGCCACCGGTTTCATGTCATTTCTTGCAAGCGACCGGGGTCAGAGGATTATTCTGAAGTCGGGAATAGTTCCGTCTGTTGCGCCAATCAGGATTGTAAATGTCAGAGAAAACCTATGA
- the tilS gene encoding tRNA lysidine(34) synthetase TilS yields the protein MPARFATTGQFFFLPICIFDVMIDNFKQFILKEELFHPSDYTLLAVSGGMDSVVMASLFHQAGYHFGIAHANFGLRGAESGRDELFVRSLAEKYKVKVFVKHFETAKFARSHKLSVQVAARQLRYEWFDELQIKYGYDQVATAHHLDDQVETFLINLTRGTGIAGLHGILPRQGKIIRPMMFTDRQQIEAYARENRLEYVEDSSNRSVKYTRNRIRHKVIPQLERINPALRQELTQTISFIRDAEKIYNQTIERKRREIFHERGDQIYIQSDQFFCLEPLTSWAYELLSPYGFNLSNIRDIACLADAIPGKEVRSTTFRLLKDREYLIIAPLEETGKEATFMVSMYDLKQKSIRSPLNLEFEILHEIPAEYSDPGSTAYIDLDKLDFPVTIRKWQKGDFFYPLGMSQRKKLSDFFTDQKFSRIEKEKKWLLCSGKKIVWIIGHRIDDRFKITSSSKKILKITLNPDSLLPD from the coding sequence ATGCCTGCCCGGTTTGCGACGACCGGGCAGTTTTTTTTCCTGCCAATTTGTATCTTTGATGTGATGATTGATAATTTTAAACAGTTTATCCTTAAGGAAGAATTATTTCATCCTTCTGACTATACCCTGCTTGCAGTGAGCGGCGGGATGGACTCTGTTGTGATGGCCTCTTTGTTCCACCAGGCTGGATATCATTTTGGTATTGCTCATGCCAACTTCGGGCTCAGGGGAGCTGAATCCGGGAGGGATGAACTCTTTGTCAGAAGCCTGGCAGAAAAATACAAGGTAAAGGTTTTTGTTAAGCATTTTGAAACCGCTAAGTTTGCCCGTTCTCACAAACTTTCAGTCCAGGTTGCAGCCAGACAGCTTCGTTACGAATGGTTTGATGAATTGCAGATAAAATATGGCTATGATCAGGTTGCCACCGCACATCACCTGGACGACCAGGTTGAGACATTCCTGATAAACCTCACGAGGGGGACAGGTATTGCCGGTTTGCACGGTATCCTGCCCAGGCAGGGAAAAATAATCAGGCCCATGATGTTTACTGACAGGCAGCAAATAGAAGCTTATGCCAGGGAAAATAGACTTGAATATGTCGAAGATTCTTCCAACCGCTCAGTGAAGTACACCCGCAACCGCATCCGTCACAAGGTAATCCCGCAACTGGAAAGAATTAATCCTGCCTTAAGGCAGGAACTGACACAGACCATCAGCTTTATCCGTGATGCTGAAAAAATTTATAACCAAACCATCGAACGGAAAAGAAGAGAGATTTTTCATGAAAGAGGAGATCAAATTTACATCCAATCAGACCAGTTTTTCTGTCTTGAGCCACTGACAAGCTGGGCTTACGAGCTTTTATCCCCTTATGGTTTCAACCTTTCCAATATCAGGGATATTGCCTGTCTGGCTGATGCCATCCCGGGCAAGGAAGTTCGATCTACCACCTTCAGGTTGTTAAAAGACCGTGAGTATCTCATCATTGCTCCATTGGAAGAAACAGGCAAGGAAGCGACATTCATGGTATCAATGTATGATCTGAAGCAGAAAAGTATCAGGTCCCCGTTGAATCTTGAGTTTGAAATCCTCCATGAGATTCCTGCAGAATATTCTGATCCGGGCAGTACCGCTTACATTGACCTTGACAAGCTGGATTTTCCTGTAACCATCCGGAAATGGCAAAAGGGCGATTTTTTTTATCCCCTTGGGATGTCGCAGCGAAAGAAGCTCAGTGATTTTTTTACAGACCAGAAGTTTTCCAGGATCGAAAAGGAAAAGAAATGGCTCTTATGCAGTGGCAAAAAGATTGTTTGGATCATAGGCCACCGGATCGATGACCGTTTTAAAATCACCTCATCTTCCAAAAAAATATTAAAAATCACGCTTAATCCTGATTCATTATTACCTGATTAA